The Pyrus communis chromosome 2, drPyrComm1.1, whole genome shotgun sequence genome includes a window with the following:
- the LOC137725900 gene encoding DNA damage-repair/toleration protein DRT100, which translates to MLKSHSFTPSNTNHQVAMPLPNLNLHHRLLLLLHISLLISTNHISPIQALTSPSDISALKAFKSAVKPSSIPPWSCLASWDFTTDPCAIPRRTHFTCGVTCSPDSTRVTQITLDPAAYSGTLTPLISQLTNLTTLDLADNTFSGAIPSSISSLSNLQTLTLQSNSFSGSLPPAISNLKSLESLDISHNLLSGFLPNTLNSLPNLRRLDLSFNKLTGTIPKLPPNLLELALKHNSLSGSIPESAFSGLTQLEVIELSENSFSGTLQSWFFLLPSLQQVDLANNSLTGVEIPPNGGGDLVALDLGSNRIEGYVPVNFGSYPMLSSLSLRYNRLRGRIPVEYGRKKSLKRLYLDGNFLIGQPPAGLVTGGNGVSGSLGDNCLQACPASSNLCIPPQKPNAICKQAYGGGRGKPRS; encoded by the coding sequence ATGCTCAAAAGTCACTCATTCACTCCTTCCAACACAAACCACCAAGTAGCTATGCCTCTGCCTAACCTCAACCTCCACCaccgcctcctcctcctccttcacaTTTCCCTCCTAATCTCCACCAATCACATTTCTCCAATCCAAGCCCTCACTTCCCCCTCAGACATCTCCGCCCTCAAGGCATTCAAATCCGCCGTCAAACCCTCCTCCATTCCGCCGTGGTCTTGCCTCGCCTCCTGGGATTTCACCACCGACCCTTGCGCCATCCCCCGCCGAACCCACTTCACGTGCGGCGTCACCTGCTCACCCGACTCGACCCGGGTCACCCAAATCACCCTTGACCCCGCCGCCTACTCCGGGACGCTCACCCCGCTAATTTCTCAGCTCACCAACCTCACCACTCTCGACCTCGCCGATAACACCTTCTCCGGCGCCATCCCATCCTCCATTTCCTCTCTCTCCAACCTCCAAACCTTAACTCTCCAATCCAACTCGTTCTCCGGCTCGCTTCCTCCCGCCATTTCCAACCTTAAATCCCTCGAATCCTTAGACATTTCCCACAATTTACTATCTGGGTTTCTCCCAAACACATTGAACTCGCTACCCAATTTACGACGGCTCGATCTGAGCTTCAACAAGCTCACCGGCACAATCCCCAAACTGCCCCCGAACCTCCTTGAACTCGCTCTGAAGCACAATTCGTTATCCGGGTCGATTCCGGAATCGGCCTTCTCCGGCTTGACTCAGTTGGAAGTGATAGAACTCAGCGAGAACTCGTTTTCCGGGACTCTACAGTCGTGGTTCTTTCTCCTCCCGTCGCTCCAGCAAGTAGATTTGGCCAATAACAGCCTGACAGGTGTCGAGATCCCGCCCAATGGCGGTGGCGATCTCGTGGCCCTTGATTTGGGTTCTAACAGAATCGAAGGTTACGTGCCGGTAAATTTCGGGAGCTATCCTATGCTGTCGTCGCTGTCACTTCGGTACAACCGGCTACGTGGCAGGATCCCAGTGGAGTACGGGCGGAAAAAGTCGTTAAAGAGGTTGTACTTGGACGGGAACTTTTTGATTGGGCAGCCGCCGGCGGGACTGGTGACCGGAGGTAATGGAGTGTCCGGAAGCTTGGGGGATAATTGTCTGCAGGCGTGCCCAGCGTCTTCGAATCTGTGCATACCTCCGCAGAAACCTAACGCCATTTGCAAGCAAGCGTATGGTGGTGGGAGAGGAAAACCGAGGTCTTGA